The sequence below is a genomic window from Brettanomyces bruxellensis chromosome 9, complete sequence.
AATGGGTCTGAATTTCGTCGTGACTCTTTTTCCAGGTCGAACTTTGTTCTCCTTGTTGATATCAGCGAAACCATGTTGGTTAGACGATGAGTTGGCAGCTAGTCTCTTTCTGGTCTTCAGCCGATAATCATCGGCCGACATATTCTGATTAGTATCATCCTCCGTGGAGTAAATACGAAATGAAGGACCGCTGGTGTCCGCCTCTCCATTTTGAATAATGCTGTTTAGTGAGATGCTTGGAGACGACTGCCTTAGTCTGTACTGTTTTTTCCGTGTAGGTGACTCGAGTGACAACTCATCGACCTGGGTCAATAAATCGTCTCTGGGGGAAAAAGAGGTGATCAGCAGaccatttctttttctttgatttgaagccattcttctcttcttatGTATCTGCCTCTAAGTTTTTAATCAAAATCTATCCTGTAGTGACAGGTCACAAAACTGTGCTTGTTTGCCGTTAATGATCTGCTATACGTGTTTTTGTGACGTGCGGAACAGTGGAATATGGGCAAGTTTTTACTCTTCCTATACCGTGCTTTTGTACACAACCAGTATATTCTGCTGAGAAGACACTTACGATGGTAAAATGTGTACACGGTGTGGGAAGATCAAAACGCAGGGGAAAGGTCAAAtttataaagaaaaaaggtgCACTGGGATTGCACACTACTATACTTAGTTGCTTGCCGATTAGTGGGGCATGTTTAGTGAGGACGTAAATCGTCACAGcaacatcatcaattgTTCCTTCCCTAATATGCacggaaaaaaatttgttttgaCGCCAAGTAAACAGGCGCGAAACAGCTTGTGCAGTATTGGGCATGGCTTGGGAAGcaagagcaagaaaaaaaaaatatatatatataaataaataaacaaaaaaactGTAAATAGAAGGATCGAATCGAGTTAAAGCGGCTTGAATCAGAAAAACGCATCGTCCGCTTCCGGAAACAGGTAAATACACAAGCACAGGGGAAAGGCCATGTGAACAAATATATAGTTTGGCAAAAGACATCACACATGTTCGGCATTAAATTAAAACTTAATAATGCTATGTGTCCTTCGTACAGTTAATGGCTCATATTGCTGCTTGTATTTGGATCGGGGTACATGGTCTGCTATTGAGTTATAGGGGAGGATGCTTTTAATAGCAGCAGAATTGAACTACATTTTCCATCTTCGAgcgtattttttttttctttttccaagTAAGAGTAATTACCATGAGTATGATTTGAAGTAGTTCTATAATTGTATTAGTTATGTAAGCTGGACTGCATGTTCTACAAACATGATTTTACTAAAGATAAGCATATGGTTCTAATGCACTCTAGTGGCTCTGGTATGTGACCAGAGCTTGCATTACCCAACACTGCGAGcttgaagcaaaaaaatataaaaataaaaataaaaataaaaataaaaataaaagtaaaaactAGATCAAGATTAAGATTAGGAACTTCAGCCCAAGccaaattttttgtaaGCTAAGAATGTGCCAGTAGGTATGACAAATAATCAAGatccatttttattgtgATACATCAGATTTACCATCAATAGTTTTGGCCCTGTAATATTATTAAAGCTTCGGTTGTCTAAAGCAAAAGCCAGTTATGTCGAAATATGGAGGTGAACTCCAAAATTATGAAAGTGCGAGAAATGTTAGCAGAGGTGGTAAAAGCATAAGCTCAAGGCCACACAAAGTCTCAAATGCCATCAGAGCCAATGATCAGACTTTTAGAGCATCTGTGATACATCGAAAATCATTTGATCATCGAAATGGGGGAGCATCCGGCCATACACTGAATAGAGATGATCTTGTAGATATGTTTGGAGGAATGAGTGTAAGAGATAGATCCCGTTTGGGTATGGACCTCTCGACGGTACATGAGGTTGATAACAATGTGCGTGAACAAGGAGCTGGGGACTATAGTACACTTACAAATGAGTATGATCAAAATTATGATATGCAGAATGGAGACGATCAAGCACAGTATGCAACATTAACGCAGAATAACGTGAATAGGTTTGAGAATGACGATGAGATGGACAATAATCAGAGAAATTCGAAAAAGAACGATTTCCTGCAAAGATTTGCTGAGCCACAGTATGAAGGTTACGACGATatttatgatgatgatggagATGGATTTGATAGTCAAATACAGCAGGCTATGGATATAAAAGCTGAAGAGAATCTGGAATCTCCAAAGCAAACACAAGGTATCGCAAGTCACACGCAACGAAATGGTATACGTAATCCTTTCATTTCAGTTCCGTtatcaaaatatatgatAAAGTCAGGAAACCGGCAGACGCCGCGATCCGAAAGTATGGATTCATTCTCTTCACTCTCTACTTCAAAGTCTGTTCCCACAGCCACTTCGTCTACTTCGTACACTGAGTCCGACAGTGAGCAAAGCGATTACGGCAATGATTTCGCCGATGATGAGCTTGATTTCAGTAAGGCAGCATTGGTAAACAAGTTACAGCAGAGGCAGAAAAGAGCAGAAGAACAGGCTAGCACAATTAATCGTGAGAGAAGAATGCGTTTTAGGCAGATTCGTGAGAACTTCAACAACCCTGACTATGTTGAGAGCAACCAGAAACCTCTAAGTGATGATTTCGAGAATCTAGATGAGCTTGATTCAAATAAGTTGAGGCGGTTTAGAGTTGTCAATGATATCAGATCGAACATCGATATGCTTGACAGAAAAAGATCCATGCCGGTACTTATGAAGTCGACTGATGTTCCTCTTCAGTCTGCAAAAGCAATTCGCAAATATTCCTCAACCCTGGATCTCCCATCTAGGGTCCCCATTTCCTCTAAAATTAAAGGAGCAAGGTATCCACCAGTCTCGTTATCTCTTAAATCGAGGCCATAttacaacaacaataacaGCAAAGACGATAGTGCCGATGACGAAAATGAGAACGAAGTTAATAATGATGAGAATGAAGCTTACGGCTATGCTGATCCTCGACAGCCTGAAGAAGATTCATCAGATGAGTTGACCATTACCCTGGCTGATTATGAAAAACTCAAGCGTAAGAGTCATCGCATAGATCTTACCAAATATCAAGAATCGCCAACTAAAAAATCATGGACTCACCATGTGGTCACTCACAGTTTATCTAATAACGATAATGTTCAACCTAGTCATAACCATCATCGGCATCGTCATCAGCGACATCATAAAGCAACCCATGAAGAGGACTTTGATGGTTTGACCAATACTGCCCGCTTGAGTAAAGAAGGTAAGTTAAAAATCATTCGATCACTTGGCAAGCATAAAACTAAGCAGGTGCTGCCTGGCCATCTGTATGGGGAAATCGTCTATGATCCAGATCAGATGAAGTGGTGTGGAAATGATGAGGATTTGTTACCGTTTGAATCTGTGAGCAAGCCTGCATTAATTAAGCATTACAGCGGCTTAAGACAACAGCAATCAGAAGAGAAACTGGCCCAAAAGAAAACGCAAGGCCATGTCAGTGCATCAAATGTGCTCAAGTCAAATGGTAAGCGAAGTCCAAAGTCAACAATCACTCACAGCATAAataagaatgatgaaaacGATGAATTTCCTCAAGTTGTTGGAAATATGGTCTAcgataacaaaaaattgcGCTGGGTCAGTTTGACCGGAAAGTACGAGGATGATCCTTTCCAGAATATGGATGATACACTGGCCAgtgaaaatgcaaatactCAAAAGATTACATTACAACAGCCTGGATCCAAACGTCCAAGCAGATTGAATTTGAAGCTGGGTACAACGCCTAGGGGTAATTTTGCTAGAGGTAGGATTCCTTCTTCCGTTTCATGTTCATCGATCCCAAACTATGCCCAGCAGATTCAATCTGAAAACCCATTGAAGATTAGGATGGAGAATTATAAGATGTGGAAAGCCGAAGAGACAAGATGGATGCGTAAAGTTAGAAATTGGTTTCCTTCCGAGGATGATGACTTGAGTTTCTGCTATGAgcttaaatcttttttggaTGAGCAGTGAAAATGCATGTttctaatttcttttccgtCTGTCAAGTATTTTTACTAATCTATCACCCAGTTTTGTATATATCTTGTTTGAATAAATTGGGGTAACTCTTGagagaaaaattttattcaGTGTTTGATAATCGTCCGTATCTGATGCCACCCTTGAATCAAcgtaaaaagaaaaataaaagaatcaTTGTCCtacaacaataaaaaaatgtgagGCAGTTGTCATAAAAATCTTTCCTTTGTCGAGGCGTCTCCTTGAACTGTACCGATTAGGAAATTATAGTGCTAAGCTGATCCTCACCGAAGAACATGCAGAAGGTTTGCagatttcttcaaatattatGCACCTTACCTCTTTAAGGCTTTCAAATGAGATTTTCCGTACagttttgaagaaaaaatgtcGAGTTTTCATTCATTAAGTAGGTTGAATTAGTAAATAATTATGTTTCAAGTATTGAAAAGCTACGACTATGTAATTGGtaataatgtttcagaGATCGTATTTCTTAAACATAAAtttgaataaagaaagTCTAATCACATCTGTATAAGAATATAAAAGTGATACTCTTTTCCTTGTCAAGCAGCCACTCACTTTTTAGACTTCTGTGCAACCTACTTATTTGTTCCGATAGTATTCGCAATACAACAGAGATATACTTTAAGACAAAAATGTTATCTTCAGTATTTTCTACCCTCGCTTTATTTTCCACAACTTATGCATATTCCCTCAATGATTTCCTTGTTGGAAAACAACCTGTCTCGAAAGGACTCAGATTATCTTTCAATAATCCATCATCTGcaaaacttcaaaaaagagatGTGGAATATGTACTTACACAAAGTGGAAATGAATATACAATATCTGGTTTAGTCGATAACGATGCATCCgttctttttgaacttaATACGGCTGATCCTACAACTTGGGTTTCTAGCAGTGTCTCTGAtgatttttcaagtttGTGGACCTGTTCGGGAACTGACTTTACTGTTACTGATTCACTTGGAAATACTGCCAGCGGAACTTTGTGTCCGAGTACTTTGAGTTTTGACAATGATGTGGAGCTCGAAAATATTTCCGTTGGTCTTGCCACTTCCAATGATTTTTCCGCCGAAGGTATGATTGGACTTGGTAAAGACAGTGATGGGTCAAATTCATTCATTGATACATTATATGATCAAGGTTatattgataaaaaaattgcttctatttatttgcaCCACATCCAAATGAATGGAGAATTAGGCTTGGGAGTTATTAACAGTACCCTTTACGAAGGTACTTTAACTTACGTTGATTCTGTTTCTGGTTCGTTGTCTGGTGGTTGGTACGTGAATCTCGATGGTATTTCAGATAGTTCAGGAAATACcatttcctcatcatccgGAGTTGCTTTGCTTGATGCTTCCTCAACTGTTAACTACCTTCCATCTAGTGTTATTGCCAGTATTTCTGAGACTTTAAATGGTACATACGATAGTTCGTTAGGCTTATACCAGGTCAACTGCCATGATATTTCAATCTCCAAAGAAACTCTTGATTTCAGTTTCGATAATGATGTCGATATCTCCGTTCCCGCAGATAACCTATACCTAACATATGATGATAAGTGCTATCTTTCCCTTTATCCTtcagaaaatgatgaaattgtgCTCGGTGAGCCATTCTTTGTGGGTGCTTATGTTGTCCTTGATTACGAAAATTCAAAGGTTGGATTTGCTCAGGTTGATACTGATGGCACACAGGTCACCAAATGTTCTGTCTGCAGTAATGTCAGGTATACATGTGTTTCCTGTACTGATGTAACCTTTGTCACTTCAACGGTGGTTACTTCTACTTCCACTTGGTATTCGAGCTCTACTGTTGTTTTCAGTGACTCCAGTAGCTTGTCAACCTTATCCACTTCCAATTACACAttctcttcaacttccTCTTTGTCTACTTCAACAGCTTTGACAAATTCTTTAACAACTTCTCCAACATCCTCTTCAACTACGTCCTCAACTTCATCCTTAAGTACCTCTTTGATCACgtcttcaacttcatcctctacttcttcaacttcatcctCTACTTCTTCAACCCCATCCTCAACCACATCTGCAACAACATCCTCCACTacatcatcaatttcttcttcatcgtcctcttcaacttcattaACTACTTCATCAACCACTTTATCAACCATTTCTTCAATCTCTTCATCAACTACTTCATCAATTACCTCTTCAGCTACTTCTTCAACTACGTTCCCAACTCCAGTTGTGATCTCTTCGGTGACAAATTCAAGCTCATCAACTACTTCAgcatcaacatcttctCCTTCCACGAGCACTTTAGTGACATGCTCATCAACTGATTCCCTTGGTAGCTGTGTTATATCGTCATCCACGTCAGATAGCACTACCTTCACTTCGCCCTCAAGTTCTTGCTTCTTGACAAATTCTACCTGGAGATGTAGTGAGTCCACCTCTGCAACATCTAGTGTCACTACAGAGACAACTTCTACTTCATCGTCCATACCTGATACCTCCTATTCAACTACATCCTTGACCTCAAATACATGCTTGCTTGTCGATTCTACCGGTGGATGTTTGAGCTCATCAACATTTAGCGGTACTACCCCAGAGCAAACCACAGAAGAGGTGCcatcatcaacaagttCAACTTCTAGTACTGTGAGCTCGACATCATCTATTCTTTCTCCACTGgattcaacttcttcattagTGTCAAATACTTTTGAAACCACATTTGTGGGAAATTCATCTTCCACACCTAGTGCTTCATCAAGTGTACCATTGTACACCACATGCGATTACACGGATTCAAATGGAGAAGTTCAGACAGGTGCCAGTATGTGTTCAGTTGCCGCCACTGAATTCACCCCTAATGCTACATCCAGTATAACTGCTACTGTTCTTGTTTCAACTCAGGAATGTTTCGATTCTCGGGGAAGCAACACTCCTTGCTCGGTTGAAAGTATTTATTACTCGATACCATCCTCTTCTGTCCTAACCACGAACACACCTGAGGTCACGAGTTCTGAAGTTATAACTGCAAGCTCTTTCCGGAATGGAACTACTACTGCAAGCTTAGTAACGAGCTTATCCCAGGTCTCAACTGAAAGCACTGTTGCAGCTATCTCTACATACTCTGCCGGTGCAAACAACTTTGCTGTCTCTGCAAATGCATTCAAGGGTGTGCTCTACTTCATTGTGCTTAACATATTGATGTGGTGAGAGTGTATGACCCACTCCATACTTCTTATtaccttcttttctcttctctctcCTTTCTCTATCATTTCTTGAAGCAATCCCCCTATATAAATTCAGTTACATCGTTCTAAAACTAAATAAGATTTCTTACTCAATATATAAAAGGCTTACTtggcaaaagaaaatatgaaaactATTAAGGTATCTATCTAATAAAagttaataaaaaaagcatgaaagtgaaaaatgattgAAATTACATACAACTAAGTACgaaagaaatgaaactCTTGAAATAGCAAAAACATTCCACTCAGAAGTTGTGATCAGTCTGGTTTCTGATAGGTTTTGCCctatcaacaacaaaacTTCTTTCAGTAGACTCACCACTCTGAGGAGTGCCGTTACCATCATGATTGCTCTCTGAAGCATCATCCAAGCTGAAATCTTCATCCAAAGAATCGTCATTAAAGTCCCCAGCACCCTTGTTATTCTTCCAGAATTTAAGCTTCTCCAATATATTATCGCCATCAACAGCAATTCCCACATCCCGTCCATTAGAATCAACATAATTTTTACCTGTAGTGTCTGTCTGTCTGCGCCTGTACCAGTAAAATGCACCGGCAATTAAAGCAATGATCGGCACACCTAAACCAACAACACAGCCGATAACAATGTGCTGATCCTTAGTAGAAAGACCGGATGATCCACTGTCCTTACTGGCACTTCCTGTATTTTCAGCACTTGTCGGAGAGGCTATCACAGTGTGCAAACTAGTTATTGTAGTGTTGTTGACAACAGTCGTATATCCCATCACCACCAAGGATCCGCTAGTACTCGAAAAGATGGATGGTGTTGGCGTTGTTGAATCTGCAGTGGAAGATGCTTCCGTAGTGGATGTTGAATCAGGAGAGGAGCTTGCATCTGATGAGTAATCGTCGGTTGATGTTTGAGGAACATAAGAATCAGTGCTACCCCAGTCTGAGGATTCAGAAGATTCGTCTGACGAGgatgctgatgatgattcgTATGTGGATGCTGCCTCTGTGGACGACGTTGTTTTTGACACCTTATTAGATGAGGATGTTGTCTTACTAGATGAGGAGAATGGGGTGTCTTCCGTTGAAGCTGGAGCCTGACTTAATGAATcatctgatgatgagaatgaGAATTCAGTAGTCGAGCTCTCGGTAGAAGAACTAGAGGTAGTGGAAGCCCAAGTGAACGAGCTGCTAGCCTCTGGTTCAGTAGATGATTCTATTTCCGTGCTTGATGGTGTCCATGTATATGTAGATGGATTCcaagatgaagttgattcGTCCAAAGAAGTCTTTGGAGCATCGGAAGATATAGAAGATGAGGTAGTGCTGATAATAGTGCTGTTGGACTGGTCTTTTCGATTTTGTCCGTTGTTATCCTTCTTGGAGAGATCAACATACAACGCGGAAGTTCCTTCAAGATGATTTGTAGGAGTGTCCCCGGCACCATCCCTCCTTTTCAAATGGAAACGTGGAACTATGGCATCGTTTGATCCTTGCATTATATGACGGACAATCGAATCCATTTTCTGCTGAAGTTCCTCCTCCTGCTGCATTTCCGGATCACAATGGTATCTTGACATGAAGCTCGAAAGCGATTCCGACGTACAATTCCCATTTAGAGAATCAGCCCTTACTTGCTCAGGACTCTTCATAAAATTCGTCGATGCCAAAAGTTGGCTCAAAGCGGCGACCAAGCCAAGAcatatgatgaaaagaacCACCGTTATAATTTTAAATCTTCTGAGCAAGGCCCTTGAATGTGTTATGCGTTCCTTAAGGTATTGTATGGCCTTGTTATGCGATTCgtcgtcatcatcaaaagTCTCCCTGGTCAGGTATTCCTGCTGAAGTGAAGAATGCCGGCTCTGCACCTTCTCCTCCATTTCCGGATGCTTTATAGGCTGATCgtcttttgaatttttgtatGGCATGTTATTTGATGCAAATGGGGAAGGTTTTAACCAAGGTGGAATGCGTTTtctaaaagaaagagaaaaaaaaaggtattCGAAATGTCtagtagaaaaaaaaaattctgTATGAGTAAAGATTGTGTTATGTGTGCCTATGCCTGGACGTTTCCTGGATATGAATCTGATTTGCAAGCAGTACCTTCTAATAATTGCCAGCTGTGTACCAAAGTAATGATTGTGTAACCAAACTTTGCAAAATTAAATCTATAGATCAATGTTAGCCGAAGAAATTTATCTGTGTGCGTGTACTTGATTCAAATTGTATTCCAATAAGGAAACACTTGAGATTCAGTATTCACGAGCTACAAACTGATCGTAGATTAAAGTGAAGCTGTGTTAAATGCTCCGGGCCTAATAGTGCTGAGTAAATCGACGGTGGCAGAAAAGGGCTGTCCATTTACTCTTCAAGAATGAGGAGAAAAGCTTCGTCTAATTAAATTAGGTCAGTCACCTTCAGCACAGAGCCAGGAGggggaagaagaaaaaaaaataaaaaaataaaaaaaacgctgattcaaaattttcgaGTGAGCCtcaaaataatacaatttatttgtttactggaaaaataaagcgaTGGAAATTTAATAATAGAGAAAGCATGGCTATTTGAATTCCGCGACTTTTCTTGAAAGGGGAAGGAAATTCAAGTAGAGAGGTTGGAATCAGATTCCAGCTTGCCGCGTAATCGTAGAAGTCAAGTATTACCTGCATATGGCCACCTCCTTCAGGGATGGGAGTTGGTTGCAATCGCTTATTATATTGCCTGTATGCTAAGAACGTTGAAATTGGAgctaaataaaattttaagGATAAAAGTACGAAAAGCAACTTTTTTAACTTTGCTGAATGTCTGAAAGCAACGGCAAATATAAAATGTGAGTGCTAGAAAGTTAAAAAAGTCTAGATGGTCAGATAATTGATAAAGCCAT
It includes:
- a CDS encoding uncharacterized protein (SECRETED:SignalP(1-17)~MEROPS:MER0000948), which codes for MLSSVFSTLALFSTTYAYSLNDFLVGKQPVSKGLRLSFNNPSSAKLQKRDVEYVLTQSGNEYTISGLVDNDASVLFELNTADPTTWVSSSVSDDFSSLWTCSGTDFTVTDSLGNTASGTLCPSTLSFDNDVELENISVGLATSNDFSAEGMIGLGKDSDGSNSFIDTLYDQGYIDKKIASIYLHHIQMNGELGLGVINSTLYEGTLTYVDSVSGSLSGGWYVNLDGISDSSGNTISSSSGVALLDASSTVNYLPSSVIASISETLNGTYDSSLGLYQVNCHDISISKETLDFSFDNDVDISVPADNLYLTYDDKCYLSLYPSENDEIVLGEPFFVGAYVVLDYENSKVGFAQVDTDGTQVTKCSVCSNVRYTCVSCTDVTFVTSTVVTSTSTWYSSSTVVFSDSSSLSTLSTSNYTFSSTSSLSTSTALTNSLTTSPTSSSTTSSTSSLSTSLITSSTSSSTSSTSSSTSSTPSSTTSATTSSTTSSISSSSSSSTSLTTSSTTLSTISSISSSTTSSITSSATSSTTFPTPVVISSVTNSSSSTTSASTSSPSTSTLVTCSSTDSLGSCVISSSTSDSTTFTSPSSSCFLTNSTWRCSESTSATSSVTTETTSTSSSIPDTSYSTTSLTSNTCLLVDSTGGCLSSSTFSGTTPEQTTEEVPSSTSSTSSTVSSTSSILSPLDSTSSLVSNTFETTFVGNSSSTPSASSSVPLYTTCDYTDSNGEVQTGASMCSVAATEFTPNATSSITATVLVSTQECFDSRGSNTPCSVESIYYSIPSSSVLTTNTPEVTSSEVITASSFRNGTTTASLVTSLSQVSTESTVAAISTYSAGANNFAVSANAFKGVLYFIVLNILMW